One Phaseolus vulgaris cultivar G19833 chromosome 11, P. vulgaris v2.0, whole genome shotgun sequence genomic window carries:
- the LOC137806807 gene encoding uncharacterized protein: MVHAFRKGICPGPFNESLIRNCPKTFTEIRRQAAAHIAAEGEMNEKRACVVPTHPQAPARAQPVRVHEATTEKRAPVKKQSYELRKPQARGRARENKPLRHNIVVELKDLIVVPNIAERLKMPPKTDKKMRPHKEAWCEFHQVFGHPIRNCLALGHQLDELVKSGFLNDYLVEPQRTETSTASGEDQGHKMPVHGEIHTIPGCFSGGGCTASQRKRYARSVMSVEAQVVDDVLDVDLTFTKANLRDIVPHDNDPVVISVVTTGRKVHRVLVDQGNSADVMFWSTFNKL, encoded by the coding sequence ATGGTTCACGCGTTCAGAAAGGGGATTTGTCCAGGGCCTTTCAATGAATCACTCATCAGGAATTGCCCCAAAACCTTCACTGAAATAAGGCGTCAAGCGGCGGCTCACATCGCAGCAGAGGGGGAGATGAATGAGAAGCGTGCGTGTGTTGTTCCCACGCACCCACAAGCGCCGGCGCGTGCACAGCCCGTGAGAGTGCATGAGGCTACAACAGAGAAGAGGGCCCCCGTGAAGAAGCAATCCTACGAACTTAGGAAGCCTCAGGctagggggcgtgcaagggagaataagcCTTTGAGGCATAATATTGTGGTAGAGCTGAAGGATTTGAtagttgtgcccaacatagcagaGAGGTTGAAGATGCCGCCCAAGACTGACAAGAAAATGAGACCTCATAAGGAGgcttggtgcgagtttcaccaagTGTTTGGTCATCCCATACGCAACtgcttggcgttgggacaccagtTGGACGAACTGGTGAAGAgtgggttcctaaacgactacttgGTGGAGCCACAGAGGACTGAGACCTCAACAGCGTCAGGTGAGGACCAAGGGCACAAGATGCCCGTGCATGGGGAGATCCATACCATCCCGGGGTGTTTCTCAGGTGGAGGGTGCACTGCTTCTCAACGCAAGAGGTATGcacgatcggtgatgtcagtagaGGCGCAGGTGGTGGATGATGTGCTCGATGTCGACCTTACTTTCACGAAGGCCAATCTTCGAGACATCGttcctcatgacaacgaccctgtggtgaTTTCTGTTGTAACCacgggaagaaaggtgcaccGAGTGCTAGTAGACCAAGGCAACTCGGcggatgtgatgttttggtccACCTTTAATAAGCTGTAG
- the LOC137806833 gene encoding uncharacterized protein, producing the protein MSIRNLSPDVAMHHMLTALRPGPFADNLCMQPADSLAKLRKRAAKYMQLEELREFRNQARAEAGGERKEGKDRQARPIQRTDRRRENRDRPIRFSRYTPLTAERGRILDEALNAELIPPPRKVASPNNANRRKQCRYHQNTGHSTDECQALKDKIEELIQAGHLRRFVRNGRDPPGRTDPPRRTRSPQRGRENQNNRGDRQPARADPPRRDDPPREGDRRGNREVINTIAGGFAGGGSTNNARKKHLRAVHQVNAVAFRPRMPPITFTDKDFKGVDYRQQDDPMVIAVDIDRFTIRKTLVDQGSSVDILYWKTFKAMRMAEAEMMPYDDHVVGFSGERVGTKGYIDLYTTFGEGKNTRTIKIRYLVIDANTSYNILLGRPSINRLMAIVSTPHLAMKFPSKTGDILTVHVDQKEARECYAESLRVEPLRADTSPLRARKSSRKDRSPRKDRPRETRPTVALVDLDPRATEDRLEAREELRRVPLLDEEHSTAVGTALAAAEAEVMHAALKKNVDMFAWTPADMPGVSPDVITHRLSIFKEARPISQKKRDLGDEK; encoded by the coding sequence ATGAGCATCCGAAATCTGAGTCCGGATGTCgccatgcaccacatgctgacgGCCCTGCGCCCGGGGCCCTTTGCCGACAACCTATGCATGCAGCCGGCCGACAGCCTGGCGAAGCTGAGAAAGAGAGCCGCTAAGTACATGCAGCTGGAGGAGCTAAGAGAGTTTCGCAACCAGGCCCGTGCCGAGGCCGGTGGAGAGAGGAAGGAAGGAAAAGACCGACAGGCTCGGCCGATACAGAGAACGGACCGGCGCCGGGAGAACCGAGACCGACCAATCCGTTTCTCGAGGTATACACCCCTAACGGCCGAGCGGGGAAGGATTCTGGACGAAGCCCTTAACGCCGAGCTGATCCCTCCCCCAAGGAAGGTGGCCAGCCCAAATAACGCCAACCGGAGGAAGCAGTGTCGGTACCACCAGAACACCGGACACTCAACCGACGAGTGTCAGGCCCTTAAGGACAAGATAGAGGAACTTATCCAGGCTGGGCATCTCCGCCGGTTCGTCAGGAATGGCCGAGACCCACCGGGCCGGACGGATCCTCCCAGGCGGACGAGGTCACCTCAGCGCGGCcgagaaaaccaaaacaacagAGGCGACCGACAACCCGCAAGGGCCGACCCCCCTCGAAGGGACGACCCCCCAAGGGAGGGCGATAGGAGAGGTAACCGAGAGGTTATCAACACCATAGCCGGCGGTTTCGCCGGGGGAGGAAGCACAAACAACGCCCGGAAGAAGCACCTCCGGGCGGTACACCAGGTAAACGCCGTGGCGTTCCGACCAAGGATGCCACCCATCACGTTCACGGACAAAGACTTTAAAGGCGTGGACTACCGCCAGCAAGACGACCCGATGGTGATAGCGGTCGACATAGATCGATTCACCATAAGGAAGACCctcgtggaccaaggaagttcggtagATATCCTCTACTGGAAAACTTTCAAGGCCATGAGAATGGCCGAGGCCGAGATGATGCCATACGACGACCACGTGGTAGGATTTTCGGGCGAAAGGGTGGGTACCAAGGGGTATATCGACTTGTACACCACCTTCGGAGAGGGGAAGAACACCAGGACCATCAAAATTCGGTACCTGGTCATCGACgccaacacctcctacaacatcctcctcggcCGACCATCCATCAACCGGCTGATGGCCATAGTATCAACCCCTCATCTCGCAATGAAATTCCCTTCGAAGACAGGAGACATTCTCACGGTCCACGTggaccagaaagaagcacgGGAATGCTACGCCGAGAGCCTCCGGGTGGAGCCTCTAAGGGCAGACACCTCTCCCCTTCGGGCGAGAAAGTCCTCCCGAAAGGACCGCTCCCCCAGGAAGGACCGGCCCAGGGAGACCCGGCCAACCGTGGCACTAGTAGACCTTGATCCCCGGGCAACCGAGGACAGGCTAGAGGCAAGAGAGGAGCTGAGGAGAGTCCCCCTCCTCGACGAAGAGCACAGCACGGCTGTAGGGACAGCCTTGGCGGCGGCCGAGGCCGAGGTCATGCACGCCGCGCTAAAAAAGAATGTCGACATGTTCGCATGGACGCCGGCCGACATGCCGGGAGTAAGTCCGGATGTCATCACCCATCGGCTGTCCATATTTAAGGAAGCCCGTCCGATCTCCCAAAAGAAGAGGGACTTGGGCGACGAAAAATGA